The Toxoplasma gondii ME49 chromosome XII, whole genome shotgun sequence genome includes a region encoding these proteins:
- a CDS encoding ran binding protein (encoded by transcript TGME49_219300), with amino-acid sequence MYGQVGGGPPAGSADFFPGLFGEAVSEAPGAFRGGPPSLRGARGGRGRGAGPPALAGRVRKEGDWECEDPACRNVNFSKRTRCNRCGRSRPKTGDPLKDIPNLGGPPGLFKHGDWPCAHCGNVNWARRSTCNICNAPRANNQDEPRMGRGGGHFDLQDPADRNRHDSDDEDFDEFGRRKRKHVAHSSSGGLGAVAPTGQAPSAAAAADPTDAETVGAQRAGGGAFGPETLGDAAPETPEGGGAHAAAAAAPESLETGSGAGGARGAFGSGNGFEGDTVGVKLVFPPAPKIRLVSSSSESEASRSPSRSRRGHRSRSRSRSASNGRRRRRRSSSRENRRARRERDRERDRRSRSRSPRGHGGSSSSRR; translated from the coding sequence ATGTACGGACAGGTGGGCGGCGGGCCTCCCGCAGGGTCTGCGGACTTCTTCCCCGGACTCTTCGGCGAGGCTGTCTCCGAGGCGCCGGGCGCCTTCCGCGGCGGCCCGCCGAGTCTCCGTGGAGCCCGAGGCGGTCGCGGTCGGGGCGCGGGCCCGCCGGCGCTCGCGGGTCGCGTGAGGAAGGAGGGGGACTGGGAGTGTGAAGACCCTGCCTGTCGGAACGTGAACTTTTCCAAGCGCACGCGCTGCAACCGCTGCGGAAGGAGCAGACCGAAGACAGGCGACCCTCTGAAAGACATTCCGAACCTCGGCGGCCCGCCGGGGCTCTTCAAGCACGGCGACTGGCCTTGCGCCCACTGCGGGAACGTGAACTGGGCGCGGAGGAGCACTTGCAACATCTGCAACGCCCCGCGAGCCAACAACCAAGACGAGCCGCGAATGGGGCGCGGCGGCGGTCACTTCGACCTCCAAGACCCTGCAGATCGAAACAGGCATGACTCCGACGACGAGGACTTCGACGAATTCGGGCGCCGAAAGCGAAAACACGTCGCGCACAGTTCCAGTGGCGGCCTGGGCGCAGTCGCCCCGACGGGTCAGGCTCCGAGCGCGGCAGCCGCGGCGGACCCGAcggacgcggagacagttgGCGCCCAACGAGCCGGTGGTGGAGCCTTCGGCCCGGAGACTCTTGGGGACGCGGCGCCAGAGACGCCGGAGGGCGGCGGAGCCCACGCAGCGGCGGCCGCGGCCCCGGAGAGTCTGGAGACAGGGTCGGGTgcgggaggcgcgcgcgGAGCGTTCGGAAGCGGAAATGGattcgaaggagacaccgtcGGAGTGAAACTGGTGTTCCCGCCCGCGCCAAAGATccgtcttgtctcctcgtcttctgagAGCGAGGCCAGCCGGAGCCCAAGCCGGTCGCGGCGCGGCCACAGGAGCCGAAGCCGCAGCCGAAGCGCAAGCAACGGCCggagacggcggagacgcagcagcagccgcgaaaacagaagagcgagaagagagagagacagagaacgagacaggcGGTCGCGGTCGCGGAGCCCGCGTGGCCATGGAGGCTCCAGTAGCTCGAGAAGGTGA